In uncultured Bacteroides sp., one genomic interval encodes:
- a CDS encoding glycosyl hydrolase 115 family protein: protein MKHIFRPFLLFICCEASFSPVFAEDFPLIMQGKTNTVYLNKNEKPVVQTAMDMFLSDMQKVSDKKPATENSLDNASIIVATIGKSNETDEWLKKQNVSTADIKNKWEAFKIEVIQKNNRSYLVVLGSDERGTAYGILELSRIIGVSPWCWWADSAPVKKKSLSLPEGYVNVQQPSVQFRGIFLNDEDWGLMPWSSKNFEPTPVKGQIGPKTYAKIFELLLRLRANTIWPAMHECTVPFYFVDGTKEIADKYGIVMATSHCEPLMRNSAGEWDAKKYGQYNYLTNKESITSYWTERLKKVGQSENIYTIGMRGVHDGQMQGVKTVDEYTQALKLVIKDQRDLLSRYVNADVTKVPQVFVPYKEVLSVYDNGLQVPDDVTLIWCDDNYGYITRLSNEQERKRKGESGVYYHISYWGRPHDYLWLCSTSPAQIYTEMKRAWDYGAQKLWILNVGDIKPGEYDTEFFLDLAWNINNVHANNISQHLENWLTREFGTEAGSELTPLMDKYYQLADIRKPEHMGWSRVEEPSVPGNKTPVIDTEFNPFVFGDELQKRANEYSVLANRVKEIGEKIPVEQREAYFELVQYPVCSAAAMNHKLLYAQKARLFARYNLLAANEYANLSTKAFNEIAQMAQTYNTDIQDAKWNRMIDMKPRNLPVFQPSVLPDKILSQPSSPALVWIEGDSIPLEIECPVNLITLVRGANNQTFISLFNRSDKPTKWKVEKAPEWLKIKEVDTTLKFEKKLVVSADWKQITDDFLGICLLTVDDKMYQLNVCTQNLAPGIMTEANGMIACNAADYKSASKGTQVIQGLGHSAKAVSLPQNGEITYNIYTTSIGEVSLKVALIPGHPVNGGDIRYAVSIDDEKPQVVSYKTGFRTEPWKINVLRNQSLNTTLHKINTPGKHTIRISALDPEVIVDQLMLDFQKGRKFYQIPVEATMIK from the coding sequence ATGAAACACATATTTCGCCCATTTCTGCTATTTATTTGTTGTGAAGCATCCTTTTCTCCTGTTTTTGCCGAAGACTTTCCTTTAATAATGCAGGGCAAAACAAACACAGTGTATTTAAATAAAAACGAAAAGCCGGTAGTGCAAACTGCTATGGACATGTTTTTATCGGATATGCAGAAGGTATCAGATAAGAAACCCGCAACTGAGAATTCACTTGATAATGCTTCAATAATTGTTGCAACAATCGGAAAATCAAATGAAACAGATGAATGGCTGAAGAAACAAAACGTTTCTACTGCTGATATAAAGAACAAATGGGAAGCGTTTAAAATTGAAGTTATTCAGAAGAATAATCGTTCTTACCTAGTAGTATTGGGAAGCGATGAACGTGGAACTGCTTATGGAATATTGGAACTCTCACGTATAATAGGTGTTTCTCCATGGTGCTGGTGGGCTGATTCTGCACCTGTTAAGAAAAAAAGCCTTAGTCTTCCCGAAGGTTATGTGAATGTACAGCAACCATCCGTACAATTCAGGGGAATTTTCCTGAATGATGAAGACTGGGGATTAATGCCATGGAGTAGCAAGAACTTTGAACCAACTCCTGTAAAAGGTCAGATTGGTCCAAAAACCTACGCTAAAATATTTGAATTATTGTTGCGTCTTCGTGCAAATACCATTTGGCCGGCTATGCACGAATGTACCGTTCCTTTTTATTTTGTGGATGGCACAAAAGAAATAGCCGATAAATATGGTATTGTCATGGCTACATCTCATTGTGAACCATTGATGAGAAACAGTGCCGGTGAGTGGGATGCTAAGAAATATGGTCAATATAATTATCTGACCAATAAAGAATCTATTACTTCTTACTGGACAGAGCGACTAAAAAAGGTTGGTCAGTCAGAGAATATCTATACGATTGGTATGAGAGGTGTACACGACGGCCAGATGCAGGGAGTAAAAACGGTAGATGAGTATACGCAGGCTCTGAAACTGGTAATTAAAGACCAACGAGACTTACTTTCTCGCTACGTTAATGCCGATGTAACTAAAGTACCTCAGGTATTTGTGCCATACAAAGAAGTATTGAGCGTATATGATAACGGATTACAAGTGCCGGATGATGTAACATTGATATGGTGTGATGATAACTATGGTTACATAACCCGACTTAGTAATGAGCAGGAAAGAAAGAGAAAAGGCGAATCAGGTGTATATTATCATATCTCTTATTGGGGACGTCCGCACGATTATTTGTGGCTTTGCTCTACTTCACCGGCTCAGATTTATACAGAAATGAAACGTGCATGGGATTATGGTGCACAAAAACTATGGATTCTGAATGTGGGCGATATAAAACCAGGAGAATATGATACTGAATTCTTTTTGGATTTGGCATGGAACATTAATAATGTTCATGCAAACAATATTTCCCAGCATTTAGAGAATTGGCTTACAAGAGAATTCGGTACAGAAGCAGGAAGTGAACTGACTCCATTGATGGATAAATATTACCAGTTGGCTGATATTCGTAAACCGGAACACATGGGCTGGAGCAGAGTGGAAGAACCATCCGTTCCAGGAAATAAAACTCCGGTAATTGATACGGAATTCAATCCGTTTGTTTTTGGTGATGAGTTACAGAAACGTGCAAATGAATACTCTGTTCTGGCAAATAGAGTGAAAGAAATTGGTGAGAAGATCCCGGTTGAACAACGCGAAGCATATTTCGAACTTGTGCAATATCCCGTTTGTAGTGCTGCTGCAATGAATCATAAACTTTTGTATGCACAAAAAGCTCGTCTTTTTGCCCGCTATAACCTGCTTGCAGCTAATGAATATGCCAATCTGAGCACCAAAGCTTTCAATGAGATTGCTCAAATGGCGCAGACTTACAATACGGATATTCAGGACGCTAAGTGGAACAGGATGATAGATATGAAGCCTCGTAATCTACCGGTTTTCCAACCATCTGTATTACCTGATAAAATACTCTCCCAGCCATCTTCTCCGGCTTTGGTTTGGATAGAGGGCGACAGTATCCCATTGGAAATAGAATGTCCGGTTAATCTTATTACTTTGGTACGTGGTGCGAATAATCAAACGTTTATATCGTTATTCAACAGAAGTGATAAACCAACTAAATGGAAAGTGGAAAAGGCTCCGGAATGGTTAAAGATTAAGGAGGTAGATACAACGCTAAAGTTTGAGAAAAAATTAGTAGTCAGTGCCGACTGGAAACAAATTACTGATGATTTCCTAGGTATTTGCTTGTTGACTGTAGACGATAAAATGTACCAGTTAAACGTATGTACGCAGAATCTAGCTCCCGGCATAATGACCGAGGCAAACGGAATGATTGCCTGTAATGCGGCAGATTATAAATCGGCATCAAAGGGAACTCAGGTTATTCAGGGATTGGGGCACAGTGCGAAAGCTGTTTCTCTACCACAGAACGGTGAAATCACTTATAATATTTACACAACTTCTATCGGAGAAGTGTCTTTGAAAGTTGCATTAATACCGGGCCATCCGGTAAATGGTGGTGATATCCGTTATGCTGTTTCCATTGATGATGAAAAGCCGCAGGTTGTTTCTTACAAAACCGGATTCCGCACAGAGCCATGGAAAATCAATGTGTTGAGAAATCAATCGCTGAACACTACTCTTCATAAAATAAATACTCCGGGAAAGCACACCATTCGTATCAGTGCACTCGACCCGGAAGTTATTGTTGATCAGCTTATGCTTGATTTCCAGAAAGGAAGAAAGTTCTATCAGATTCCTGTAGAAGCAACAATGATTAAATAG
- a CDS encoding AbgT family transporter: MKNKLRMPHPATMFLLLTVAVVMLSWIFDIYGLRVINPQTGEVIRAQSLLGPEGIRWLLRHVVTNFTGFAPLGMVMVAMFGVGVAEHSGFIGACIRRSLRKHPSQEGVILIVILLGVISNIVGDAGYIILIPIAATLFQSVKLHPVAGIVTAYVSVACGFSANLFVSTLDPIMARITQEATANMTTYQGNIGALSNYYFMFVSTFVVTAVIYFITKKSLLPTLGEYTGHAPYDNYKSLTKKEQRALMISLGAGFIYTLIIVLATFSPWGILRGITGSLTRSPFIFGVLFLISFGIGLMGTIYGFASGRYRRDSDVITGLSHPMQLLGVYFVIAFFAAQMFACFEYSRLDKCLAIMGANLLTSIHTNSLVTLLLFILFTTVINLIMVSATAKWTFMAFIFVPMFAAMGINPDLTQCAFRIGDSATNAITPFLFYMPLILAYMQQYDKQANYSSLLKYTWRYSLAILVSWTAFFVVWYLLNIPLGI; the protein is encoded by the coding sequence ATGAAGAATAAATTGCGAATGCCTCACCCGGCTACCATGTTCTTACTGCTTACCGTAGCAGTTGTCATGCTTTCGTGGATATTTGATATCTACGGACTTCGCGTGATTAATCCTCAGACGGGTGAAGTTATCCGCGCACAAAGTCTTTTAGGTCCCGAAGGAATCCGCTGGTTACTGCGTCATGTAGTGACAAACTTTACCGGATTTGCTCCTTTGGGTATGGTAATGGTGGCCATGTTTGGTGTAGGTGTGGCAGAGCATTCCGGTTTTATTGGAGCTTGTATCAGAAGAAGTCTGAGGAAACACCCCAGTCAAGAGGGGGTAATCCTAATCGTAATTCTACTTGGAGTTATTTCCAATATTGTGGGCGATGCAGGATATATTATTCTTATACCAATTGCTGCCACACTTTTCCAGTCGGTTAAACTACATCCTGTAGCCGGAATAGTAACCGCCTACGTATCCGTAGCATGCGGATTTAGTGCAAATCTGTTTGTTAGTACACTCGATCCTATTATGGCACGAATAACTCAGGAAGCAACTGCAAACATGACTACTTATCAAGGAAATATAGGTGCGCTGTCGAACTATTATTTTATGTTTGTCTCTACATTTGTTGTTACAGCAGTAATTTACTTTATTACCAAAAAGAGTCTTTTACCAACGTTAGGTGAATATACCGGACATGCACCTTATGATAATTATAAATCGCTCACAAAAAAAGAGCAGCGTGCATTAATGATATCTCTTGGAGCCGGATTTATTTATACGCTGATCATTGTTTTGGCAACCTTTTCTCCGTGGGGAATTTTGAGAGGGATAACCGGTAGTCTGACCCGCTCTCCATTTATTTTTGGAGTATTATTCCTTATTTCCTTTGGCATTGGCTTGATGGGAACCATCTATGGCTTTGCATCCGGACGCTACCGCAGAGATTCTGATGTTATAACCGGACTATCGCACCCTATGCAGTTGCTGGGTGTGTATTTTGTTATTGCCTTTTTCGCGGCACAGATGTTTGCTTGTTTTGAATATTCCCGTCTGGACAAATGTCTGGCTATAATGGGAGCAAACCTTCTGACATCAATACACACAAACAGCCTTGTTACTTTGCTTTTATTTATTCTGTTTACAACGGTAATAAACCTCATTATGGTTTCTGCAACGGCAAAGTGGACCTTTATGGCCTTCATCTTTGTTCCGATGTTCGCCGCAATGGGAATCAACCCCGACTTAACCCAGTGTGCTTTCCGTATTGGAGACAGTGCCACTAATGCAATTACACCGTTCTTGTTCTATATGCCTTTAATTCTGGCATATATGCAGCAATATGATAAGCAAGCTAATTACAGTTCCTTACTGAAATATACCTGGCGCTATTCGCTTGCTATATTAGTATCCTGGACAGCCTTTTTCGTTGTTTGGTATTTACTTAATATTCCGTTGGGAATCTGA
- a CDS encoding bifunctional GNAT family N-acetyltransferase/carbon-nitrogen hydrolase family protein: protein MEPMHKISKVKIRSLQLDDYAQLSQSFTRTYSDGSDVFWSREQIEKLITIFPEGQIVVVVDNKIVGCALSIIVDYDMVKNDHTYASVTGQETFNTHNPEGNILYGIEVFIHPEFRGLRLARRMYDYRKELCETLNLKAIMFSGRIPNYHKYAQDLRPKEYIHKVSKKEIFDPVLTFQLSNDFHVRKVMTNYLPNDEESCHYACLLQWDNIYYQPPTQEFVPQKTTIRLGLVQWQMRSYKTIDDVFEQVEFFVDAVSDYKSDFVLFPEYFNAPLMAKFNHLGESQAIRELAKYTNEMRKRFINLAISYNINIITGSMPQLRGNDLYNVGFLCRRDGTFDTYEKIHVTPDETKSWGLSGGKVIKTFDTDCAKIGILICYDVEYPELTRIMADQGMQILFVPFLTDTQNGYSRVRICAQARAIENECFVVIAGSVGNLPRVHNMDIQYAQSGVFTPCDFAFPTDGKCAEATPNTEMILVSDVDLNLLNELHTYGSVRNLKDRRNDLYELKLKK from the coding sequence ATGGAACCTATGCATAAAATAAGCAAAGTAAAAATACGTTCTCTGCAGCTGGACGACTATGCCCAACTCTCACAATCATTTACCAGAACCTATTCAGATGGAAGCGACGTCTTTTGGTCGCGTGAACAAATAGAAAAGTTAATCACAATTTTTCCGGAAGGACAGATTGTGGTGGTTGTAGACAACAAAATAGTGGGATGTGCGCTTTCCATTATCGTTGATTACGATATGGTGAAAAACGATCATACTTACGCTTCTGTTACGGGACAGGAAACGTTTAATACACATAATCCAGAGGGAAACATTCTCTATGGTATAGAGGTCTTTATTCATCCTGAATTCCGTGGCCTCAGACTAGCCAGAAGAATGTATGATTACCGCAAAGAGCTTTGTGAAACGCTGAACCTGAAGGCTATTATGTTCAGTGGTAGAATTCCGAATTATCACAAATATGCTCAGGATTTGCGTCCTAAGGAGTATATTCATAAAGTTAGTAAGAAAGAGATTTTCGATCCGGTACTTACCTTTCAACTATCAAACGATTTTCACGTGCGTAAGGTGATGACTAACTATCTGCCTAATGACGAAGAATCTTGTCACTACGCATGCCTTTTGCAATGGGATAATATATATTATCAACCACCAACGCAAGAGTTTGTACCTCAGAAAACCACTATCAGACTGGGATTGGTGCAATGGCAAATGCGCTCTTACAAGACCATTGACGATGTATTTGAACAAGTGGAATTCTTTGTGGATGCTGTTTCCGATTATAAAAGTGATTTTGTACTTTTTCCGGAATATTTCAATGCGCCATTGATGGCAAAATTCAATCATCTGGGTGAATCTCAGGCCATTCGTGAGCTAGCCAAATATACCAATGAGATGAGGAAACGCTTTATAAACCTGGCAATCAGCTATAACATCAATATTATCACAGGAAGCATGCCGCAGCTTCGTGGAAATGACCTCTACAATGTGGGATTCCTTTGTCGCAGAGATGGCACCTTTGATACTTACGAGAAAATTCATGTTACTCCCGATGAAACAAAAAGCTGGGGACTTTCAGGCGGAAAGGTGATTAAAACCTTCGACACCGATTGTGCGAAGATAGGAATTCTTATTTGCTATGACGTGGAATATCCAGAACTTACCCGCATAATGGCTGATCAAGGAATGCAGATCCTTTTTGTTCCGTTCCTGACCGATACTCAGAACGGTTATTCACGCGTAAGAATCTGTGCTCAGGCCCGTGCCATTGAGAATGAATGCTTTGTGGTTATAGCAGGAAGCGTGGGAAATTTGCCGCGTGTGCACAATATGGATATACAGTACGCCCAATCCGGAGTATTCACTCCTTGCGATTTTGCATTCCCTACTGATGGAAAGTGTGCAGAAGCCACACCAAACACCGAAATGATTCTGGTGTCTGATGTGGATTTGAACTTGCTTAACGAGCTCCATACCTATGGCAGTGTAAGAAACCTGAAGGATAGAAGGAATGACCTTTATGAGCTTAAGCTAAAAAAGTGA
- a CDS encoding DUF5932 domain-containing protein — MEDKKFKVIIVEDVKLELKGTEEIFRHEIPNAEVIGTAMTEKEFWPLIEVQVPDMVLLDLGLGGSTTIGVDICKNLRKKYKDVRVLIFTGEVLNEKLWVDVLNAGADGIILKTGELLTKTDVQAVMDGKKLVFNYPILEKIVDRFKKSVTNDALRQEAVIDYDIDEYDERFLRHLALGYTKDMIANLKGMPFGVKSLEKRQNDLVARLFGPGERVGVNATRLVVRALELRIIDLDNLEADEE, encoded by the coding sequence ATGGAAGATAAGAAATTTAAAGTTATCATTGTAGAAGATGTAAAGCTGGAGCTTAAAGGAACAGAAGAAATATTTCGTCACGAAATACCCAACGCCGAAGTAATTGGTACAGCGATGACCGAAAAAGAATTCTGGCCACTGATAGAAGTTCAGGTGCCCGATATGGTTTTGCTCGATCTTGGGTTAGGAGGTTCAACAACCATTGGTGTAGATATCTGCAAAAACCTACGTAAAAAGTACAAAGATGTGCGGGTCTTGATTTTTACAGGTGAAGTGCTCAACGAAAAACTGTGGGTGGATGTACTTAATGCAGGAGCGGACGGAATAATTCTGAAGACAGGCGAACTGCTTACCAAGACAGATGTTCAGGCTGTAATGGATGGAAAAAAACTCGTCTTCAATTATCCTATTCTGGAAAAGATTGTAGATCGTTTCAAGAAGTCGGTAACCAATGATGCTTTACGTCAGGAAGCAGTAATAGACTATGATATTGACGAATATGATGAGCGTTTCCTTCGCCATCTTGCCTTAGGATATACAAAAGATATGATTGCCAACCTGAAAGGTATGCCTTTTGGCGTTAAATCTTTGGAGAAACGACAAAATGACTTGGTTGCACGTCTGTTTGGCCCTGGTGAACGGGTAGGAGTGAATGCTACTCGTCTGGTGGTTCGTGCCCTTGAACTTCGTATCATAGATCTTGATAATCTTGAAGCTGATGAAGAATAA
- a CDS encoding DUF5113 domain-containing protein, with amino-acid sequence MNKLRNILYFLTVILALSVFYSCTGTPSAQEVRLLDSLNQRSYDLRYKQLDSSYKEALLAINYADEYDQGKAEAYNNLGFCAFMRMNFDAAEKYYKKVYKITQNELELVIADIGLMKIYQRTSMNKEYYDCRNSAVRRMKRIDEDQSVFVDVHDKKRLNYARSEFFIVSSIYYFYLQQQSEAIQSINQVQDSDLASDTAQILYYAYIKGSAELFEKKDAEQNNITEFDELFKCWNMSLNQYIYFEANSLQGISSLFENRDIFNLIYHERPKAIQTLNSYYHFTKNEVTETDTILPLNLARVALEKFKKYKDIYQIAGAYVTIGRYYNMHGRYSVALDTLSKALDCVNKHHKLYYKNGKSNVDQLKPFSEQDTIYTELSWISKNDIKTVPEWIARIREQLSVTYSGLGMKVPSNYNRNIYLDILDYTRQDKELESRSQELEKEDRQLNILSLFVFSGFILLIFLFWVLNSRSKTRNRKHTERLRTTLEVCQRITASIPIDIGSTDEIVSAVGTAIQADLKKLFRAYSLRIGIFDPESEEFIYPSIDEDIIEDELVENDLIKSSFNLFLPKEETPIGVIELYTRHKITKDEKALMNVITPYIAWTLGNGLTFISLGDERIKLEKQRYVYEQHIADNKRQNLIKKSCMAIVYGITPFMDRIINEVHKLTSKGYIQDEAIKLEKYQYIDELVTKINEYNDILALWIKMKQGSLNLNIENFELNELFDVLAKGRKTFEMKHQAFKVEPTKAIVKADKALTMFMINTLTENARKYTPEGGTIQVSAKTEDDYVEISVSDTGRGISQEDVARILGEKVYDSSQIGMESTDKEELLKNKGHGFGLMNCKGIIEKYRKTNDLFKVCMFSIESTPVKGSKFYFRLPTGIRKTLGIMLCLFITTGLFSCSKLERPVTKEYHPADSTSVTSDKTYDKLLNEASLYADTVYYCNVIENYPLALQYADSAIARLNKHYLKHYRNKRNIMTLTGNGISSEINWWNGLVDTDYYVILDIRNEAAVAFLALKQWDNYQYNNTAYSRLYKLVSEDYSLEEYCRNLEHSTNNKVVAVILFILILIVFFIGYYLLYIRKRLINRWNLEQVLEINKQVLNSTLTSNDIPRSIVDNCFDGINELLTIDMLSIGVYNEDSHKLEFAYYPHQMEWNDTSVEIQGEHETLTEVMQRCFDSQQYAAGKLQSIPFYDNNLYDIYVQALPLMVEVGETSRCVGVLAFSRQSDEERESNRLLIELITNYVAIVVFNAVVKLATKYRDIESAEEDTYRASWEDSLLHVQNMVLDNCLSTIKHETIYYPSKIKNIIDKLAKKSFTPEEEKENIQTISELIDYYKGIFNILSSCAAKQLEEVTFRRGNVEVDELVTHAQKYFRKMSKRLQSSVTFHAESCSEKVIGDVIQLKFLLENLIDECLTVPEEGEVILEAKADGEYVRFIFTDRRREKTVEELNQLFYPDLARMTASEDGTLKGTEYLICKQIIRDHDEFAGLRGCRINAEPSPEGGFIVYFTIPKRKVSLGKTKGINKEKQ; translated from the coding sequence ATGAATAAACTCCGCAATATACTTTACTTTCTTACGGTAATACTGGCACTTTCAGTATTCTATTCTTGCACGGGAACACCTTCTGCACAGGAAGTCCGTTTACTGGATTCTCTTAACCAACGTTCCTACGATTTACGTTATAAGCAACTTGATTCATCATATAAAGAAGCACTTCTGGCAATTAATTATGCAGATGAATACGATCAAGGTAAAGCTGAAGCTTATAATAATCTGGGATTTTGTGCTTTCATGCGGATGAATTTTGATGCGGCAGAGAAATACTATAAAAAAGTATATAAAATAACTCAGAATGAGCTGGAACTGGTTATAGCCGATATCGGACTAATGAAAATATACCAACGGACATCCATGAATAAGGAGTATTACGACTGTAGAAACAGTGCGGTTCGAAGAATGAAACGTATTGATGAGGATCAGTCGGTTTTTGTTGATGTGCACGATAAGAAACGATTGAATTATGCTCGTTCTGAATTTTTTATTGTATCGTCAATCTACTATTTTTATTTGCAGCAGCAAAGCGAAGCTATTCAATCTATTAATCAGGTTCAGGACTCAGACCTGGCCTCTGATACGGCACAAATTCTTTATTATGCTTATATAAAAGGCTCAGCTGAACTATTCGAAAAGAAAGATGCTGAGCAGAATAATATAACAGAATTTGATGAACTTTTCAAGTGCTGGAATATGAGTCTCAATCAATATATTTATTTTGAAGCGAACAGCCTGCAGGGAATCTCGTCTTTATTTGAAAATAGAGATATCTTTAATCTGATTTATCATGAGCGCCCCAAAGCTATCCAGACCTTAAATTCGTATTATCACTTTACGAAAAATGAAGTAACAGAGACCGATACCATTTTACCGTTAAACCTTGCACGAGTTGCTCTCGAAAAGTTTAAGAAGTATAAAGATATTTACCAGATTGCCGGAGCATACGTAACCATCGGACGTTATTATAACATGCATGGTCGTTATAGTGTGGCGCTGGATACTTTAAGTAAAGCGTTGGATTGTGTAAATAAACACCATAAGCTTTACTATAAAAACGGTAAAAGCAATGTTGATCAGTTAAAACCGTTCTCTGAACAAGATACTATTTATACAGAACTTAGCTGGATTTCGAAAAATGACATTAAAACTGTGCCCGAATGGATTGCCCGTATCCGTGAACAGTTAAGCGTTACTTATTCCGGCTTGGGAATGAAAGTGCCTTCCAATTATAACCGGAATATTTATCTGGATATTCTTGATTATACTCGTCAGGATAAAGAGCTGGAAAGCCGTTCGCAGGAACTGGAAAAAGAAGACAGACAATTGAACATCCTTTCTTTATTTGTCTTTAGTGGTTTCATTTTATTGATTTTTCTTTTCTGGGTACTAAATTCACGGTCAAAGACGCGTAATAGAAAGCATACTGAGCGATTAAGAACTACGCTCGAGGTATGCCAGCGCATAACTGCTTCTATTCCTATAGATATAGGAAGTACAGACGAAATAGTTTCAGCCGTTGGTACAGCCATTCAGGCCGATTTAAAAAAGCTTTTTCGTGCTTATTCATTACGAATTGGCATTTTCGATCCAGAGTCTGAAGAATTTATTTATCCGTCTATTGATGAAGATATCATTGAGGATGAACTTGTTGAGAACGATTTAATTAAGTCTTCATTCAATCTCTTTTTGCCAAAAGAAGAGACTCCGATTGGAGTTATTGAGCTTTACACACGTCACAAAATTACCAAAGACGAAAAAGCTCTGATGAATGTTATCACACCTTATATTGCCTGGACTCTTGGCAACGGACTTACATTTATTTCGCTGGGTGATGAGAGAATTAAACTTGAGAAACAACGCTATGTATATGAACAGCATATTGCCGATAATAAACGTCAGAATCTGATTAAGAAGTCATGTATGGCTATTGTTTATGGTATTACTCCGTTTATGGACCGCATCATTAACGAAGTGCATAAGCTTACTTCCAAAGGTTATATACAGGACGAAGCTATTAAACTCGAGAAATATCAGTATATAGATGAGCTAGTTACCAAGATTAATGAGTATAATGATATTCTGGCACTTTGGATCAAAATGAAGCAAGGTTCATTAAATCTGAATATAGAGAACTTTGAATTGAATGAACTTTTCGATGTTTTGGCAAAAGGTAGAAAAACCTTTGAAATGAAGCATCAAGCTTTCAAAGTAGAACCTACAAAGGCTATTGTTAAAGCAGATAAGGCTCTGACAATGTTCATGATTAATACTCTTACTGAAAACGCAAGGAAATATACTCCTGAAGGTGGAACTATTCAGGTTAGTGCTAAAACGGAAGATGATTACGTGGAAATCTCGGTTTCAGATACCGGTCGGGGAATATCTCAGGAAGATGTTGCGCGAATATTGGGTGAAAAGGTCTACGACTCAAGTCAGATTGGAATGGAATCTACCGATAAGGAGGAACTTCTGAAGAATAAAGGCCACGGATTTGGATTGATGAACTGCAAAGGTATTATTGAAAAATACCGTAAGACAAACGATCTTTTCAAAGTCTGTATGTTTAGTATTGAGAGTACTCCGGTCAAGGGTAGCAAATTTTATTTCCGCTTGCCTACAGGTATTCGCAAAACACTGGGAATAATGCTCTGCTTATTTATAACTACCGGACTTTTCTCTTGCAGCAAACTGGAAAGGCCTGTAACTAAAGAATATCATCCGGCAGATTCTACTTCAGTAACATCTGATAAAACCTATGACAAATTACTGAATGAAGCTTCGCTCTACGCAGACACCGTTTATTATTGCAATGTAATTGAAAACTATCCGCTTGCATTGCAATATGCCGATTCTGCAATTGCCCGATTGAACAAGCATTATTTAAAACATTATCGAAATAAACGTAATATTATGACCTTAACCGGGAATGGCATTTCCTCCGAAATTAATTGGTGGAACGGACTGGTCGACACTGATTATTATGTTATTCTGGATATTAGAAACGAAGCTGCTGTAGCTTTTCTGGCATTAAAGCAATGGGATAATTATCAATATAACAATACTGCTTATTCACGGCTTTATAAATTGGTGAGTGAGGATTATTCGCTCGAGGAATATTGCCGTAATCTGGAACATTCTACCAACAACAAAGTGGTGGCTGTTATTTTGTTTATATTGATTCTGATTGTCTTTTTTATAGGATATTATCTGCTCTATATCCGTAAACGATTAATAAACAGATGGAACCTTGAACAGGTGCTCGAGATTAACAAACAGGTACTGAATTCAACCTTAACGTCCAATGATATTCCCCGTAGCATTGTAGATAATTGCTTTGACGGAATAAACGAATTGCTTACCATTGATATGTTAAGCATCGGAGTTTATAATGAAGATAGTCATAAACTCGAATTTGCTTATTATCCGCATCAAATGGAGTGGAATGATACTTCTGTTGAAATTCAGGGAGAGCATGAAACACTGACCGAAGTAATGCAACGTTGCTTTGATTCGCAGCAATATGCTGCCGGTAAATTACAGTCAATACCGTTTTATGATAATAATCTGTATGATATATATGTGCAGGCTCTTCCGTTGATGGTTGAAGTAGGAGAGACATCCCGTTGTGTTGGTGTTCTTGCCTTTTCCAGACAAAGCGATGAAGAGCGTGAAAGCAACCGTTTGCTTATTGAGTTGATAACCAATTATGTGGCAATTGTAGTGTTTAATGCTGTTGTGAAACTTGCTACAAAATACAGAGATATTGAATCGGCGGAAGAAGATACTTACCGCGCTTCGTGGGAAGATAGCTTATTGCACGTGCAGAATATGGTGCTCGACAATTGCCTCTCTACAATAAAACACGAAACAATTTATTACCCAAGCAAAATAAAGAATATAATAGATAAACTGGCTAAGAAATCATTCACTCCTGAGGAGGAAAAAGAGAATATTCAAACCATCAGTGAATTGATTGATTATTATAAAGGTATATTTAATATTCTAAGTTCCTGTGCTGCAAAGCAGTTGGAGGAAGTAACATTCCGCCGTGGAAATGTAGAAGTGGATGAATTGGTAACACATGCACAGAAATATTTCCGGAAAATGAGTAAACGACTGCAAAGTTCCGTAACTTTCCACGCAGAAAGCTGTAGTGAAAAGGTTATCGGAGATGTAATTCAATTAAAATTCCTGTTAGAGAACTTAATTGACGAGTGCCTTACTGTTCCTGAAGAAGGAGAAGTAATCCTTGAAGCCAAGGCAGATGGCGAATATGTTCGTTTCATTTTTACAGACAGGAGAAGAGAGAAAACTGTAGAAGAACTTAATCAGCTTTTTTATCCCGATTTGGCCCGCATGACAGCTTCTGAGGATGGTACGTTAAAAGGAACCGAATATTTGATATGCAAACAGATTATCCGAGACCACGACGAGTTTGCTGGTTTACGTGGCTGTAGAATAAATGCTGAGCCATCACCGGAAGGAGGGTTTATCGTCTACTTTACTATACCAAAACGTAAAGTAAGCTTAGGTAAAACAAAAGGAATAAATAAAGAAAAGCAGTAG